From a region of the Phycisphaerales bacterium genome:
- a CDS encoding dienelactone hydrolase family protein, translated as MTLNLLLKTKLVSRAALACAMMALIAAAPGCKNNQKKPPKEAPEGEEAAPAEPKPSVLLPDPRNTVPASGEIQHVALIYSVSGRRMLGHFVRYDNPGSAPILLLLDEHVDAWLQQRAEAYARLGYNVLCPDLSELAGETFDQPVLDNVTAAIAEAERQLGRTPVGRYAAIGWGKGGGHALTLARYMDLEALVICYGPLITTPEALQKVREPILGIFGRLDTEVPPERVEEFRGILQRMGGRFEGNVWSDEGHNFMRAPNDPTNAREADVEIISWLDTYFVP; from the coding sequence ATGACACTGAACCTGCTGCTGAAAACGAAACTTGTTTCACGGGCCGCGCTCGCGTGCGCGATGATGGCCCTGATCGCCGCCGCACCGGGCTGCAAGAACAACCAGAAGAAGCCGCCCAAGGAAGCTCCGGAGGGAGAAGAGGCGGCGCCGGCCGAGCCCAAGCCCAGCGTCCTGCTGCCCGACCCGCGCAACACCGTGCCCGCCAGCGGCGAGATTCAGCACGTCGCGCTCATCTACAGCGTCTCCGGCCGGCGCATGCTCGGCCACTTCGTGCGCTACGACAACCCCGGCAGCGCGCCCATACTGCTGCTGCTCGATGAGCACGTGGATGCCTGGCTCCAGCAGCGCGCTGAGGCGTATGCGCGGCTGGGCTACAACGTGCTCTGCCCCGATCTCTCCGAACTCGCGGGCGAGACGTTCGATCAGCCCGTGCTCGACAACGTCACCGCAGCCATCGCCGAAGCCGAACGCCAACTCGGCCGCACTCCCGTGGGTCGCTATGCCGCGATCGGCTGGGGCAAGGGCGGCGGACACGCGCTCACGCTGGCCCGCTACATGGACCTCGAAGCGCTGGTCATCTGCTACGGCCCGCTCATCACCACGCCCGAAGCGCTGCAGAAGGTCCGTGAGCCGATCCTGGGGATCTTCGGCCGCCTCGACACCGAGGTGCCGCCCGAGCGGGTCGAAGAATTCCGCGGCATTCTGCAGCGCATGGGCGGCCGCTTCGAAGGCAACGTCTGGAGCGATGAGGGCCACAACTTCATGCGCGCCCCCAACGACCCGACCAACGCCCGCGAGGCGGACGTCGAGATCATCAGCTGGTTGGATACCTACTTCGTGCCCTGA
- a CDS encoding cysteine--tRNA ligase, whose product MPVVGPYRCRMPLVLYNTLTRSEQAFAPAHPPRVTFYSCGPTVYDFAHIGNFRSFLAADVLRRYLEFSGYQVRQVMNMTDVGHMVDDEAADGGGPDKLEIARQRLLESKKAGKLPPGVSLDPDDPYAIGSFYAEAFLADARVLGLKVASEVLDDPSIMPRPTQYVPQMIALTQKLIDTGHAYVASDGVVYFDVQSFPQYGQLSGNTLEQLRSGAGGRVDEANQAVKKHPADFMLWKPDPTHLMRWPSPWGEGYPGWHLECSAMALDLLARGGEATIDLHSGGEDNIFPHHECEIAQSRGATGADHFARHWFHPRHLFVEGQKMSKSKGTFFTVRDLLARGYGPAAIRLELIKTHYRSNANFTFQGLKDTQRMTQRWRAFVERGESSGSDRPADEAVLREFSEAMDSDLNIAGALGAINKWISQTPEPSRADAAMMRRLDNVLGVLELPEQADAALLDRLGIAPTGESIDAAQVERLIAERNAARAGRDFKRADAIRDELASMGIEIKDGPQGTIWTQRPR is encoded by the coding sequence ATGCCCGTCGTCGGCCCGTACCGTTGCCGCATGCCTCTGGTGCTCTACAACACGCTGACCCGCTCGGAGCAGGCCTTCGCACCGGCTCATCCGCCGCGCGTCACGTTCTACTCCTGCGGGCCCACCGTCTACGACTTCGCCCACATCGGCAACTTCCGCTCCTTCCTCGCCGCGGATGTCCTGCGCCGCTACCTCGAGTTCAGCGGCTACCAGGTCCGCCAGGTCATGAACATGACCGACGTGGGGCACATGGTCGATGACGAGGCGGCCGACGGCGGCGGGCCGGACAAACTCGAGATCGCCCGCCAGCGCCTGCTCGAATCGAAGAAGGCGGGCAAGCTCCCACCGGGCGTGAGTCTCGATCCCGACGACCCGTACGCGATCGGCTCGTTCTACGCCGAAGCGTTCCTGGCTGACGCGCGCGTGCTGGGTCTCAAGGTCGCCAGCGAGGTACTTGACGATCCGAGCATCATGCCGCGCCCCACGCAGTATGTGCCGCAGATGATCGCCCTGACGCAGAAGCTCATCGACACCGGGCACGCCTACGTGGCCAGCGACGGCGTGGTCTACTTCGACGTGCAGTCGTTCCCGCAGTACGGCCAACTGTCGGGCAACACCCTCGAACAACTGCGCAGCGGCGCCGGCGGGCGCGTCGATGAAGCGAACCAGGCCGTGAAGAAGCACCCGGCCGACTTCATGCTCTGGAAGCCCGATCCGACGCACCTCATGCGCTGGCCCAGTCCGTGGGGCGAGGGCTATCCCGGCTGGCATCTCGAATGCTCGGCCATGGCGCTGGACCTGCTGGCCCGCGGCGGCGAGGCGACCATCGACCTGCACAGCGGCGGCGAGGACAACATCTTCCCCCACCACGAATGCGAGATCGCCCAGAGCCGCGGCGCCACCGGCGCTGATCACTTCGCCCGCCACTGGTTCCACCCGCGCCATCTCTTCGTCGAAGGACAGAAGATGAGTAAGAGCAAGGGCACGTTCTTCACCGTGCGCGACCTGCTCGCGCGCGGCTACGGGCCCGCCGCCATCCGGCTCGAACTCATCAAGACCCATTACCGCTCCAACGCCAACTTCACCTTCCAGGGGCTCAAGGACACCCAGCGCATGACCCAGCGCTGGCGTGCCTTCGTCGAGCGCGGCGAGTCGAGCGGCTCGGACCGCCCGGCCGACGAGGCGGTGCTGCGCGAGTTCAGCGAGGCGATGGACAGCGATCTCAACATCGCCGGGGCTTTGGGCGCGATAAACAAGTGGATCAGCCAGACGCCAGAGCCGTCGCGCGCCGATGCGGCGATGATGCGCCGCCTCGACAACGTGCTGGGCGTGCTCGAACTGCCCGAGCAGGCCGACGCGGCACTGCTCGATCGCCTCGGCATCGCGCCGACGGGCGAGAGCATCGACGCAGCGCAGGTCGAGCGCCTGATTGCCGAGCGCAACGCCGCCCGGGCCGGTCGCGACTTCAAGCGGGCCGACGCGATCCGCGATGAACTGGCGTCGATGGGTATCGAGATCAAGGATGGCCCGCAGGGCACGATCTGGACCCAGCGGCCGCGCTGA